A region of Argentina anserina chromosome 5, drPotAnse1.1, whole genome shotgun sequence DNA encodes the following proteins:
- the LOC126794379 gene encoding uncharacterized protein LOC126794379: protein MTLLRPLFSKPINSRTPPPLVILSSKPNAFFPFNPRALKFVVSLAAASSRPGISSAPQPSSSPLIPSPTLSSDSGTSSSGVEAIEALLEKVIYGCRFMAFMAVMGSLIGSLLCYIKGCTYVVQSFVEYFAHRSKVILILIDAIDVYLLGTVMIVFGMGLYELFISNLNSVKSLSEDEAPYTSSLFGMFILKARPKWLDITTVNELKTKVGHVIVMLLLIGLLEKSMLAVIQSPLDLLCFSASVLLSSGCLLLLSKLS, encoded by the exons ATGACACTCCTTCGCCCTCTCTTCTCAAAACCCATCAACAGCAGAACACCACCGCCACTTGTGATCCTTTCTTCCAAACCCAATGCCTTCTTTCCCTTCAATCCTCGTGCTCTCAAGTTCGTCGTCTCCTTGGCTGCCGCCAGCTCCAGGCCCGGCATTTCTTCCGCCCCACAACCCTCCTCCTCGCCGCTGATCCCTTCCCCCACTCTCTCCTCCGACTCCGGCACCTCGTCCAGTGGAGTAGAGGCCATTGAGGCACTCTTGGAGAAG GTGATATATGGGTGCCGGTTCATGGCGTTTATGGCGGTGATGGGGTCTTTGATTGGCTCTCTCCTTTGTTACATCAAG GGCTGCACTTATGTTGTACAATCTTTTGTGGAATACTTTGCACATCGTAGTAAGGTCATCTTGATACTGATTGATGCCATTG ATGTTTATCTCTTGGGAACAGTGATGATAGTATTTGGAATGGGTCTGTATGAGCTATTCATCAGCAATCTCAACTCAGTGAAGTCTCTCTCAGAGGATGAAGCACCTTATACATCGAGTCTTTTTGGCATGTTTATTCTGAAG GCACGACCGAAGTGGTTAGATATCACAACTGTCAATGAACTGAAAACGAAGGTCGGCCATGTAATTGTAATGCTCCTTTTGATCGGGTTGTTAGAGAAGAGTATGTTAGCAGTTATACAATCTCCTCTCGACTTGCTTTGCTTTTCAGCCTCTGTCCTCCTTTCCTCTGGTTGCCTCCTTTTACTTTCTAAGCTTTCGTGA